The following DNA comes from Aquila chrysaetos chrysaetos chromosome 9, bAquChr1.4, whole genome shotgun sequence.
AATTAAAAAGGtactgacagcagcagaagcGGAGGGGAGGAGGCAAGAACTGGAGGGAGGTTGTAAGAGAAGGTGGATTTCCGTCGAAGGCCAGCTCAAATCCAAGGCTATGAGAGAAAACCATTACCATCTCTAGGCTTGGTGGCCCCCACTAAGTAACCTGATGGTCTTTATCTTGTTCCCTGCTGACGCGTATGCTCAGAAGAAGCAACACCCTTATAATTGGCACCTGGTTTTGTTAGCCCTTGCAGAAAAGAACCAACATTAGACTAGCCCACAGAGACAGAATGATCTCCTCCTCATGAGGAGATGGTCCCTCAAGCCAGTGATGGAGGTGTTCTGACCTCCTGTGGGGCTGGTGCTGTGGCCTGTGGATAAACGTATGTCTCTGCTCTTCTTTCACTCTTTTGCTGGTCTGGAATGTACTGTGCAAACAGCATGGAGCAGTCACACACAGCTCGGGGCAGGGACAGTGGGAGGACTGTAAAcccaattccccccccccccccccaacctatGCAAATGTCTTTCTGGAAATGTACCCCAGTAAATCTCTGCTTGCTGAGGAACTGCCGGCGGGCATGTTTTTATGGTGATTACATCGGAGTCTTGTTTTATGTGTGCAGAATGACTTGCTTACACCCTAGCTGTGCAAAATACATTACAGCAGCTCAGATTACATGCAGAGCACAATCAGTCAACCCCCCTCCGGGTGGAGGTAATGACAAGCACACACCcagcttttaatcttttttacGTGGAGCTGCACATTCCTTGGCTGCTGATTGCCGGAGGAGCATTTGGGGAGCGGGGAAACAAGTGAAAGTCCTGCTGCTCCCCATGGCCAGGGCTTCTAGGAAAAGCCCTTTATGTGGCCTGGTGTCCATACATCCCTTCTGGATGCCTGCAGAAAACAGGCAGGGCAGTGACATCCCACGTTTTGTGGGTTCTTCATCTGATGGCTGTTAACATGGCCACTTCCTTTGAGACCAATGGCTTGGATATTGGACAGCCATAGCCCACAGCATCTCTTTGCTTTACCTGCTATTTGACCATTGCTTGGATTTTCGGGAGGCCCCAACAAGCAACCTCACCCCTCATCTCCCGGCACTCTGATTTTAGCTAGCTTGGGCATCTTTGTGTTCTGATGGCAAGGCaatataaagataaaaaaacaaatatacagCCTTGACAGCTCAACAAGTGTCCATTATACCATGCTTCTGCTATCTATGAAAACCTTATTTATGGCATTATTTTCCTGCCAAGCCAGAGCTTGCATGGACGACAGGGcctgtgaaagcagcagcaggcatgAGTAGGTTCCTCCTGACCCCAATGTGATATCCCATGTCCATGGCCCACCAGCAGCATCTATTCAGCCTGGTCACTGGGGCAGTGACACCCTCCAAGCCTAGCACTAGCAGCAGGGAGTGTGCTGAGACCTGCCGTGAGTCAATGATCAGGGGACCTTTGTTCCTCAGGGACCTTCAGCATTTCAAGTTGATGCTGCGTGGCTGTGCTTGTTAAAAATGCTCAGGAAAAGGCTGGATCAAGAATTTTTCTGGGATTTCAAGCTTTTCCTGCACAGTCCATGGATGAATGTCCAGTCCTCATTCTCTGAGCTACCACAGCTGAGGGCTTTCACCACCTCTTGATGGCCTTTGCTAATACGGTTTTTGCCTCCAGTGTAGCTCTCAGGGCTGAGCTGAGGCCCCAGTGGGGCCCATGGAGAAAACCAGAGGAGGAAGCGGGTTGCTTGGAGCTGGTGCCACAAGGTCTTTTCTCTCCTAGCATGACCAGGCAGGCTTGGTCTTCTGTGCACAtgcactgcagaaatgctgagatGGATTCACAGCAAGGTGGGGTTCCACCAAGATTCACCAGCAGGAAGGGGTCCTCTTGGCCCTCCGCTTTGGGTTGTAGGGTTGGCAGCTGCCCCGGTGTCTGTGCAGTAAGAGGTCATAAATGTTGCCAGCTCCAAAGGGTTACAGAAGAGTCCTGcctattttctctcctttgctgcCTGGGCTGTGTTACTGATACCTTGCTGTCCTCTGTAGGTGCAATTCTGAGGTGAAGTATGACTCCGAGAAGCATTATCGGGATGACATCTTCTATGGCCCTATCCCCACTGTCACCACCTACAGCGAGACAGTCATTGCTGCTCCCAATTGCACCTGGCGGAACTACAAGTCCCAGCTGATCTTTGAGCCTCGCCAGAAGCCACTGAGGTTTCAGAGCACAACCATCATTTTTCCTAAGCGTGCCAAGAACATTTACCGGACCACCCTCAACTACAGCTTGGGTTGTGCCAAGCGTTGGTTTGCTTCCAGTGTGCAGCTGGAACTCTGCGAGGAAACCAGCCCATGCGTCATCTACAGCGAGACCCTCTGATCTGCCACTGGCAACCTTGTGACCTCAAGGAGGCTGTGGCCTTTGCTGGGTCTCTGGCTGGGCCTTCATTGATGGCGACTGAATATTAATGGCTGGAGAACACGTCTTGGGTGAGGCTGAACTGGCTGGGAGGAGGCTTGCAGGGCATGGGATGGTTTTGATCAGTGAGAGGCTGGCTTGTATTTCGTGACGTTCCTGACATTCATgatctggattttatttttgttttctttccaagcatATCTATTTTTGACTTGTGTCTAGATGAAATCAAGATGACTAAGGACCTATTACCCATAGCAGAGTGCTGCCTCTTGAGCTCTGTAGGTCTCGTCTAGCACATAGGTGAGACTCACTGTAACCTTCAGAGCTATTTTGATCTCTGCAAAGGGAAGACCAACTGCAGAGTCAGTGTCCAGTCTGCCCAGCATAAACCAAGCCAGGTCTCTTAGAGTTTAAATGCAGGGGAAGTGGTTATTTGTATCAATACATCACAGCTTGCTCCAATAGCTCATCTGGGAGATAGCTGCAATATTACACCACTGCAGTAACCTCAGGCCTAACTtactgggaggagtggggactgccactgagaaaaaaacaaagaaaaacaggcacGCACTGCTCTTGCTAGCAGCTAGATGTTTATATACCATAGCAAGGCACAGCACAACCAGGAGATGGGAGACAGGCCTACCCCAACGTATGGCCACCTCTTCTGTGAGCCCAGCCAAGAGTATGCAGGGGAGATTGAGGAAACTGAATAGCTGAAGGGCTATTTACTAAAACTGTCCAAGTGATTTAGGAGCCCAGTGCCCTTTTTCACAAGTACTGTCAGTCCAAGTGTGCCATGCTGTTTGTTGTCTCAAACACCCAATTTACAGGGATCTTTACGCACCTGCAGCCCTTCTGAGTTTCAGGGTATGGCTGTATTGCAGAGAGGAGTGTAGTACAGGAAGATTCTATCTAGCTTCAAAGAAGCCAGTGCAGGGTTAACTCGTAAGCAAGGTTGCTCACCCTCTCAATAGTTTCCATACCTGTGGCATGGACAGCTTCGCTGACTGGAGGAACAGCCAAACTTTCTCAGTGTAGAGCTTGAAGTATTGAAGACCCCAAATCCATCCAGGTTTTCCTTAATCAGCCAGGCTGTAGCAATTCAACAGGTACTTCACAACAGCTGAGCTGTCTCTGCAAAAGGATCAAGAAACACTGAGAGAACAGAAGTCACTACAGCCATCGTAAGGTAAACCATTCCCCACTCAGGAATCACATCTCCTCATATCTCTTCACTTTGGTAGCTCACTGAAAATCTGCAAGAACCTGGATTCCCACAAATATATAACCTTTGAAAATAGCATGGAATTGTCTCCAAAAATCTTACCAAGAATTTTTGCATGCTGCTTAGAAGAGTCCAGACTTAGAAAATAACCGCACAGCTCCggaaattaatttccagctTTCCCTCTTCTaaactttccattttgttcCTGACTTGCTGTGAGTCTGATTGAGTTATTTCAGAACACAACTGAGCAGCCAAGTCAGAAAACCTGTTAACAATGTCAACAAGATGTAGCTGATTGCCCAGAAAGAGTTGACGCACAAACCCACagagattaaagaaaatatatctgtaaaacttaaaaaaaaaaaaattaaaaagacttATAGGGACACTTTTTCCATCAGTTTCAAAAGGCAATTGGTAAATGTGACCAGAACTGTGACCTTTATGAAACAGAGTtctcttatttaaaatgaagcacagtTTTTCCACCAGAAGTAAATATAAGGTCTTTATATACAAACTTAAATCCTGACAGCTGAAGCATCATTAGTACTGAAAGATGGGTGCTATGGCAGTGATGAACTCTGCCTCTCTGTTCGGGAGTTAGGACTTGGTAGAGAGAAATCTCTCAAAGGATTTCCAAGGCTTCCACCTACTGTTGAATTCTTTTCAGCAACACAGAAACAAGGATTATATTTGTTATTGGTCAGATTTTGCTGTCACTGACTGTCAGCATCAAAGCCTGGAAAAGCAACATCTGCCTCCAAAGGGATTATTATACCTGAAGCAACCCTTCTCCCCAGAGCTCCAGCAAATGTGAGTGCTGCGGAGCTAGCTTAGGCAGCAGGGCAGTTGAAGCTAGGATGAATGTGGTCCCAAGTGCAATGCAAGTTAGTGATGCACTTACTTGCTAGCTCATCTTGAGGTCTATCCTGTTTCGCCAAGCGCTGGTTAGTGAGCCTTGTGACCAGTGGAAATACTCATCTGCTGTCCTGGGCACATCGTGAAGGCTCTGGAGAGCTCTTTCTGTGCACCTGTGAGATTCTGTAGCAAAGGGGGTAGGTATCCAAGCTGAGCAACAGTGTAATCCAGGTTCAAAAGCAGGGCCAATACTCATACCCAGGAGATCCCTGCATGATGACAGATTAGATTGCAGGCACCTCCACTGAGCAAGCATGGAGACAGGCTGACCTCCAAGCTGAAGGGATGCCAGAGACTCCCTATTCTGACCATACATCAGGCTTTTCTCCTGTTAACAGTTGGATTATCCCCCTGCTCCAAGCACAAAGCTGCAGTTTTTGATCATGCTGGTCTTTGAGCCGGACAGGTTTTCCCCAGGAAATCTCTTTTATTGTAGCCACCTGCAGGCTTCTGCCCACTTTGTCCACTGTTAGTTCTGCTTCCTAAATATTggctgcaacagaaaaaaagaattcaaagaaGGCCAAAACACTTGCGTGCAAATACAAATCCAGTGGAGAGACCTGAACCGCAGCCTGGTCTTTCTCCATGCGGGGACAAGGGCTGCTAAGGCAAAGTCTCACAGGTGGATGTGACCCCCAGGAGGGTGCAATGGAGGGCTGCATCCTTGGCACTGCAGGGTCCCCACACATCCAGGCCAGGCCTCTTCGAAGCTTcgtgctttgttttctctgcagactAGAAGTGACCTAACATGCTCCTGCCCCTTTGAGCTTAAGcagcttttctggttttgccatgtcaggaaaaaaaagacagagagcaGCTCAGGTTTCTAGGCTGCAGAGCACACTTTGAGCTGTGTAGCCATGGACAGGCCATGGTGGGCTACCACCCTGGACCACATCCAAACTGTGGCATTGCCAAGTGCCTGAGATCTGTAGAAGTGgttgaaaaatacctttttatatGGTGTCTCCCATGGGCCCATCAcaagctggttttcttttcagtgaaagctgGCACTGGAAAGggactttgtttttcctgaaaacaagaaaatcacaGAGGGTCAGGTCTTCACCCTTGCCTGGGCACAGATCCcaccctgcccacccacccTCTGTCCCTATTGCTTCTATTCCTGTGGCTGGGTTAGATGGTGGTAGAAGAGCCAAAGTTCATCCTGCTCATGACTGGGAAAAGTGatgacattttttgttttgcttaaacaccagaaactgaattttgtgtgtgtgttgccaATTAAGAATTGCTCTGAGCAGTCAAGAAGCACTGTACCTGTAGTATGTTTGTACATCTAAAAGGAATGGTTAGTCCCACTagagagacatttttcttttaaatggagCATTATTAATCTCAACCAACAGATCTTTGTTGATGTATATTTTCTCAAAGATACAAATGATAAATTTAGACCATGGAAATACATGCTTCTTAGAAAGGTGAGTTTCCTTGAGCAGCTGGGTCTGTGGCTACACAATTTCTCCCCAAGATCCTAATGTGCATGTCGCCCACAGTCCTGTAAGCCTGATGGGTAAAGTCAGACTCTgcctttagaaattattttccatcaaTAGTTATTTTTGATCAGAAACTTTCCCAGAAGGCatctgttttgggggggggggaagttatttttttcagtgtggaaAGTCACTATCTCAAAGGTGCAGGGTTTGCCTTTCACCCCCTTCATTCCTGTGATTGTTTTGCCCCTGAATGCAACAGAGTATGCTTGTGTCTGGTCTGCCTGCATTGCTGTCTTTGCATTTGGGGCCAAAAAGAGGGAACCCGAAGTAAACATTGAACTTTCAGAATCTGCAGAATACTTTGCACAAACCGCAGAGAACAACTTCGACCAAAACAGTTTACTGcttcttttgtctttattttttttctttttcttttttttttttttttttttttacctaagCCAGCTCTACTTTTCTCAATGTGAAATACAGAGAGATTCGCACCCTAGGTGCCTACTTTCTGGAAATGATGAAATGAGGTTTGGGTGTTGATAGCAGTGTTTGAGTGAGCTGCTGGTCAGAGAAGTGAATGCTATTTACTATTTATGTTGAgtgtgtcttaaaaaaaatgggaaaggtCACTAGAAGGCTAATGAGCAGAAGACTTTGTAGAGCAAACTGAAAACTAAAGGCTGCGTGAATCTGATCTAGAGGCGAATGGTTCTGTGTGTGAACACTGTGAGCTAGGATATTTAGCCATTGTAGTTTTaacctgccttttttcctgtagGGAGGGGCATCCTTGCCTTCTTTAGAGCTGAAACAAAATCAGATCCATCCTCTGTCACGGTCATTCAGTCCACTGAAGTCTGTCAGCATCAGCATCCCCAGGCTTGTGGGGGACTGTGTGTATCAAGCACTCATCCACAGAGCTGTGCCTCCCTGGAGATGGGGGAACACTTTATAGGGAATGATGGATCTTGTTGTGGGATATTCACATTTCTACTGCCAGATAAACTCTGCTCCCTGAGTATCACCCCATCACTCACAAATTGATCTGTTCTGAACATGTCCCATAAAGCTCTCCTATAATCATTGTATTTTGTAAGTCTTGGGAGGCACTAATTCTTTTTCAGATACTGTGATGGCCATCAAAATGAGCAAAGTATCCTACCATGTGAATTGTGACCTGAAGATGGGGTTGGAAGGTGTTTGAAGGTtagagaaggaagagaacatACAACTGGTGGAAATGCATAAGGATgtgtcatatttttatttttgtaagtaaGTCTGATTCTCTAAGTGCTTGTAAAGTACTTTACTGTTGTATATGTGGTGATGCAGTAGTTCACaatatccttttatttttgtatattccCTCCTCCACAATAATCCCTTTCTGTTCAACTCATAGAGAGTAATTTAAGAAGACAAAATTTATATATCGTAATAAAATGCTCAAACTGTCATGCTGATGTATCCAgagtttcttcctcttccttatCCATTTACTTGGTGCCTAATGCCCCTTTCCTATCCAGAGGGAATGTTTTTGGTGTGTCCCTCCCTTGCCCGTGGATTTCAGCCCAGCTCCCCGTGGTCGGCAGGCTGTGGCCTCAGACAGTCAGTGCTGTGATGTATAAAACCTGCTCTGTCACGTATGCCCAGGGAAAGTTGAAATATCAGAGGGCACAAAACTCGTGCTTCCTGCAGAGGCAGTTTTACCTTTCAAGATTTCACTAGTCGGCAGTTTCACCATTTCCTCACTTgaaattttcctcttcctgcttgATCTTGTTCTACCCAGCTATGAAGCCCTGGTGTTCAATCTAGGTAATTCCTCTCCCAGCTTTTCCATGGCCTTTGAGGGCAGGAAGAACCAACATAGTGCTTATTTCATATCCAGGTATCCACTTCCTAGTACAGTATCAGGACCCCTGCTACGTTCTGGCTTTCCAAATCACGAAGGCAGATGGGTTGCATCAGGGCTAAACCCCTGCCTAGCCATGAAGTGCATTTTAAAGCCATTGCTGTAAATGCCTCAGGCTTGCCAGCCAGCTATTAGCAGAGTGCTCAGCTGTCTTCCAAGACCTAAGATGTCTGCAGGGAGAATCTGACACTAATCCTTATGGAAAAAATCATATTGGATTTATAGGGATGAAGTCAATAGGCTTGGATGAAAATGGTTGTTAAACTCTAAGGaatggaaaggaggaggaaagccaTGTTATGCAAGAGGCTTGCTTCAGGTGCGCGGGAAGTGCCCATGTCCTCGTTCCAAGTTTTCTGACACAAATCATAGCTGAACTGCTCCTAGGATGAAGGATGGGAGGCATGCTCATGCTCAAGCACCTGAGGAAACACAACAACGTGGAGAAGGCAGGGGATGTACAGACTGGGCGAGGTCAATGGTTGAAACCCAAATGCCAGATGAAGGACATGTGTATTCACtcctgttatttaaataaaaccataaaacaTGAATGCCGTCCAGTGAAGATTCCTGAGGTGGCAGCTAAATcctcagcagcaaaagcagtatTAGATGCAGGATATGTGTTTTGGCAAGTGCGCTTAGATGAGCTAACCCCTAAGCTAGTGGCTTTTACCGTGCCATTTGGATGTTGTAAATTTAAGCAGATGATGCTTGGTATTAGGTTTGCTCCTGGGATATTTCAGAGAGTAATTGCACATATCTCTGAAGGATTACAAGGTGCTGAAGTTATAATGGATGGACTTTGAATTTAGACTAGACGCCTTTATGAACAGAAGGAAAGGTTTAGGCTGGTTTTACAGACAGCAAGAATGCTGAGTGTAAAATGCCAAAAGCCTCGCCTAAAAGAAGTTGCTGATAATGGGCAGCtacaaattaaataataataaaaccccaCATGCTGGGATCCCCATTCCACTCaacaaagcagagctgtaaGGGAACAACAGATGCCTTCATTGAATGTCATTCCACAGCTGTGTACAGTCAACAAACAACAGAGAGATTTGCCAGAGAAAGAACCTTACCTGATACTGGAGCTGTAAAAACTTTCCCCGGCTGCCAAGCCATCAGCTTGGAACGACCATGTGCAAGACCTTGGGCTCAGTCTCTGCTCCTTGTGCTCAGCAGATGGCAATGTCACAGCCTGGACCTGCAGAAGTGTCTTCGGAAGATCTAGGCAATGCCAAGCAGCAGGAAAGTTGTCTTGTCCTCAAAAATGTCACGAATCTTTGCCCATGTGAGGGAACCACCAGCAGCACATCATGACCACCTGCACGAACTGCATCTCCTCTGGCACGGGATGCTGAACTGTCACTTAGGCCATCTCTGTGGGGAACAGACATGGGATGGGAGTCTGTCAAAGCAGATATGCCTTGAGGTCCCTCTGTCTCCAGAGCAGCTGACCCTGTGCTCTACAGCTACCTCCCAAAGCAGCCATCCCAGGAGGACCAAACCCATGTGAGATGCTCTAGATGCAGCTCTGTGACCTCCTCTTGTCCCATGATGCAGGTTCAGTGCCTCAGGGGGCACCTTAGCTTCAGTAGTTGAGACCCCAGGGTGGCTGCATGGGCCTCTGGATGCTTGGTCTGGTGTTGGGATGGTGGCTTCCCTGGCTGGCACTTCCAACTGCTCTCTGCAGTATCTGCTCAGCCATGGTAAGAAGCGTATCATCTAGTGCTGATTTTCAGCCTCTTGCTTGGGGGAGCAATTCCCACTGCAGTTGCAGCATCTGTGGTTACCCTGTGGGCCGGAAGGAACGTGGCTTGGCCACGCAGGTTTGCCACCACGTTAACCATTCCCAGTTCTCCTGCCTGTTTCTAAATCCCCATGTCTGGTTGcgcaggagaggaggaaggacctgccccagggctgcacAGCTTCTGCTGAAGCACTGAGTCCCCTTCCCCTGGCAACGTGCCCAGCCACAGTGGGGAAATTAATGCAGGAATGGCTTGTTCGCGAGTAGGATAGAGGGTCCTGGAACTGGTTTTTTGGGGCGTAAGGAGGGAGTTTTATGAGctctatttttctgcttctaatAATGATACTGGATCTAAACAGTCCCACGCCTTGGAGTCCAAGACAGATGGGAAGTTCACATCTACGAGGATGAAAATGCTCATCCTGCCAAGCCTTTGATTCTCATCGTATCCTTCCTACCCTGCAAACAGGCGGACAGCACATTTCTAGCATAAAAATATCCTCTTCTCCAGCTAACCACCTCCAGATTCCCTTCCTGAGCCTGTTCTAAGCCCAGTGATTAGACATTTCTATATACATAAACATTCAAGTCATCTCCCCAGGGCTCTTCCTGTCTCACAAGCAAATCCTGAGACCAGTGGCTATTTGCAGCTCCTTGAAACACAGATGGGATCAGGGCTTCTTCCAAGCTGACTGCTGCCGTTGGGGCCCTTCGTGCACCTCCCCAGAGCACCTGGCTTGCACCCCAGCCATGCAGCCTCATCATGGGCCACCGAGACGCCTGTCACCTCCTGCACTGGAGAGCAAACTGCTCCAAACACCCCGTGCGTGGCTGTGGGTGACAATGCCAAGGGGCTGCACGGACCGGGAAACCCATGTTGGCACTGGGATGTGCCATGGGAGTATGTGGGGATATGCACACTTGCAGAGGCAGGGTGCAAAAACATGCCAAGTGCAAAGCAATGGAGGAATGAGCAACACACACGCATGAGTGCAAACTGCATTCTCTTTGATGGAGGATTGTAGAAACATTACCTTCCCCTGGGGCTTTACAGTGAAATAACCTGATTATTCATAAACCAGCTAGAACCATCAATCCCTCATTTATCATTTTCAACATAAATAATAAGGGCAGGAGAGGAACACGCCAGCAATAAACTAGTTATAGATATAGTGTTGAAATCTGCCCATTTCCTTTCAATATGCCCCACTTACTGATAATAAACAGCGATCCAACCAATTCCTTGTCTGAGTCCTCGAGCGTTGGATTACAAAGGACACAAGCCCATGCCCTGCTTTATGCTAATGAAAGTCCATTTGGCTTTTGCGTGGGAGGCCAGctaggaaaacacagcaaattttGAAAACCCACATTTGTCTTGCTGACAAATGCCTCAGGAAATAAAAGCCTTTGTATTCTTCTTTGACCTCTTCCACTCACAGATGGGTTTTTGCTATGCTTCCgacagggttgtttttttttttagcgcCTGCACTTCCAGGACATTCATTTTAGCTGCTGAAGAGCACGGCTTGGCCACTGAACGCAGGGCATGGTTTTAAGCACAGGCGTCCCCAGTGCCTGTGGCTGCTAGGCGATGATGCACATCATGTTATGGACCTACCGACCTGTTGTGGCCAAGTAGGATGGCCTTGGAGGTACAGAGCTGGCGTTTTAGCTTCAGGTCCAGCTTCTAGTGAGGCATTATGGGATGGCAGCATCTCAGGCCTCTTAGAGCCTCCTTGGCTGGTTGAGCACGGGCTTTACCCTCGAATATAGATTGAACCAGAGGAGATAGCACCCAGAGCCATGCAGATCCCTAACTATACCTGGGAGAGGAGCTGAGCATCCTTACGGCTCTAGCCTGAGCCTGTTATCAAAGTGAAGTGAAggtggaggggagcagggaacGGCAGAGCAGCACTTGAGGCTTGGGGTACTTTGCTAAGCACGGCACTGCTCTGCCTCCAGGTCTGCCCTTGAACTTTGCAGCTTGGGCCCTTTCCGAGTCCTCCGGGACTTGTAAACGTTTTGGCAGCACCAGCCCTCTGTACGAACCCCAGCCGTAGCTGAAGTGCACTGTTAATGAGCCACGTGTTTCGAAGGCCTCCAGGCTTGGCACCGAATCACGGGGACCTGTTGGAGCCCAGCTCCGTTAGCCGGCCGTGCTACGCTGTGCCGCAGCCCAGCAGAACCGGCTGCAAAGTGCCCAGCTCAGCACTTTCTGGAAAAGCTTCATTTGCAGAGGGAGCAGTTGATTCGGGGGAAggtcctgctgccctcccccacccagcccctcccctgccgCTCACCCCTCCAAAAGTCTCTCCTTTATATGCACtcagaaaggagggaaaaaaaaataaaaatcacatatatttttaaacactgcctAATGGTGAAAAATAACATCTGGAGAGCAGCCTTGCCCCTCACACAGAGTCCTCCATCTCCACACCTCAATGTGAAACCCAACAGGATATTGGTCCAGAAGGGACCCGTCAGCTCAGCGATGGGGCCGACTCTCCCTGCGGGTGCCATCAGCTCGGGGACAGCAGGTACCCAAGAGCCCTGGAGAAGCCGGTGGCTAGCTAAAGCCATACTCACTGTTGGGAGATTTTTGGAGAGCAAAGGGAAGagggctgctcagcagcagggcAATCCCTCGCCTGTGCCTGTGCCTCCCATGCTGGCCCATCTCCCCCGGGCCCCCAGGAAACAGGGGCGCAGGAGAAACCCCGCTTCCTTCGAGCCTGTTTCCAAAGACGCTCTTCCAGCCAACATTAACACACTTTGCTTTACTTCCCAGCATGGCCTGGGGCAGAAAGCAACATCTGGACCTAATAAAAAGGCTGCCCTCCCCCACAAAGAGACCCAAGAGCAACCTCTGCTATTTGGTTTCCAACCTCTGCTATTTGGTTTCCAACTTCTGCTGTTTGGTTTCTCCTTCACCAGTGGACAGAGGAGGCAGCTCCAGCTCAGGGCTTGCTGCTGGTCTGAAGGGGAGCAGGATGCTCCAGCAGTCTGGGGGGACCGGTAGCTTAAAAATGGGTCCAGCAGGGTGAAGTTAGGTGGGTTTCACTGCTAAAGAGCCAGCAATGCTTGAACTGGTTGTGACTTCTCATTGGGGTATAGAGTTGGGGTATAAGGATTTGTTCTTCCCCTGAACAGAATGGTGCGCTTTTTCAGTTCCAAAACCATGAAAACTGGAGATGGCTCTAAGCCAAGGCCCAGGATTAACATCCCCACGGGGAAAAGCTCTGCTTTGGTCCAACTGGAATGCAGATCCAGACCTGGCACCCATCTTTAGGCACGCACCGACCAGGGTCCCTGCGTCTGACCTctggcagctgctttgctttctggaaagGGCTCAGGACGAAACAGCGGCAAAAAGTACTCCTGAatcctgggcagagctgg
Coding sequences within:
- the RFLNA gene encoding refilin-A encodes the protein MVGHLQLQGMDESLKEKSREGLLDSPDSGLPPSPSPPFYSLSPGEGRAGGSGGVDPPAPGHRREAKDGKVMPYLLLNPSMPEMRPRMYPVFFGESIEVSPEPVQEIRCNSEVKYDSEKHYRDDIFYGPIPTVTTYSETVIAAPNCTWRNYKSQLIFEPRQKPLRFQSTTIIFPKRAKNIYRTTLNYSLGCAKRWFASSVQLELCEETSPCVIYSETL